One segment of Xanthomonas oryzae pv. oryzae DNA contains the following:
- a CDS encoding electron transfer flavoprotein subunit alpha/FixB family protein — translation MAKVLVVAEHLNGQLNAATAKTLSAAQAISAESIDVVVLAADPAAVAAQAAQLAGVARVLTVANAANEHAIAQVLGPQIVQLAGQGYTHVFGPSTTFGKDLMPVVAALLGVNQISDLMSVEDAYTFKRPIYAGNAIITVKAPADQIVVATVRSASWPEAVGGGSATVESVTVDAALPTHTRFVGLATGSSDRPDLQSAKRVVSGGRGVGSAENFKHIYSLADKLGAAVGASRAAVDAGYVPNELQVGQTGKIIAPELYMAIGISGAIQHLTGIKDAGTIVAINKDPESPIFEIADIGLVGDLFTLLPELEAGLG, via the coding sequence ATGGCCAAGGTTCTCGTTGTTGCCGAACATCTCAACGGCCAGCTCAATGCGGCCACCGCCAAGACCCTGAGCGCCGCGCAGGCAATCTCTGCCGAGTCCATCGACGTGGTCGTACTGGCAGCCGACCCGGCCGCCGTTGCAGCGCAGGCCGCACAGCTGGCCGGCGTCGCCCGCGTGCTGACCGTGGCCAACGCCGCCAACGAACACGCCATCGCCCAGGTGCTGGGCCCGCAGATCGTCCAGCTGGCTGGCCAGGGCTATACACATGTGTTCGGCCCCTCGACCACGTTCGGCAAGGACCTGATGCCGGTCGTGGCGGCGCTGCTGGGCGTCAACCAGATCTCCGATTTGATGTCGGTCGAAGACGCGTACACCTTCAAACGCCCGATTTATGCAGGCAACGCCATCATCACCGTCAAAGCGCCAGCAGACCAGATCGTGGTCGCCACGGTGCGCAGCGCCTCGTGGCCGGAAGCCGTCGGCGGTGGAAGTGCGACGGTTGAGTCAGTCACCGTGGATGCTGCGCTACCGACCCACACCCGTTTTGTCGGCTTGGCCACAGGCAGCTCCGATCGCCCCGACCTGCAGAGCGCAAAACGCGTGGTCTCCGGCGGCCGCGGGGTGGGTTCGGCAGAAAACTTCAAGCACATCTACAGCCTGGCCGACAAACTTGGCGCTGCCGTGGGTGCCTCGCGCGCTGCGGTCGATGCCGGTTACGTGCCCAACGAACTGCAGGTCGGCCAGACCGGCAAGATCATCGCCCCTGAGCTGTACATGGCCATCGGCATCAGTGGCGCCATACAGCATCTGACCGGCATCAAGGACGCCGGCACGATCGTGGCGATCAACAAGGACCCGGAGTCGCCGATCTTTGAGATTGCCGATATCGGGCTGGTGGGGGACTTGTTTACGCTGCTGCCGGAGTTGGAGGCTGGGCTGGGCTGA
- a CDS encoding electron transfer flavoprotein subunit beta/FixA family protein codes for MKILVAYKRVVDYNVRIQVKPDGSGVVTDGVKLSPNPFDEIALEEALRLRDAGTATEVVVATLAPADAAAHLRNGLAMGANRAIHVVTDTAVQPLTAARALLKLVEKEQPDLVILGKQAIDDDANQTGQMLATLWGRPQATFAGKLTVADGKVTVTREVDAGLETLEVDLPAVITTDLRLNEPRFIKLPDIMKAKSKPLETLAFADLGVDAHDSLTTTHYAAPSKRSRGVMVKDAAELVAALKQKGLL; via the coding sequence ATGAAAATCCTCGTCGCCTACAAGCGCGTGGTGGACTACAACGTCCGCATTCAGGTCAAGCCGGATGGCTCCGGCGTGGTGACCGACGGCGTCAAGCTCTCCCCCAACCCGTTCGACGAAATCGCCCTGGAGGAAGCATTGCGCCTGCGCGATGCCGGGACCGCCACCGAGGTGGTGGTCGCCACCCTGGCGCCGGCCGATGCGGCTGCGCACCTGCGCAACGGCCTGGCCATGGGCGCCAATCGCGCGATCCATGTGGTGACCGACACGGCTGTTCAGCCGCTGACCGCCGCGCGGGCGCTGCTCAAACTGGTCGAGAAGGAACAGCCCGATCTGGTCATCCTCGGCAAGCAGGCGATCGACGACGACGCTAATCAGACCGGTCAGATGCTCGCCACACTCTGGGGCCGCCCACAGGCCACCTTCGCCGGCAAGCTCACTGTTGCCGATGGAAAGGTCACGGTCACGCGCGAGGTCGACGCGGGCCTGGAGACGCTGGAAGTGGACCTGCCAGCGGTGATCACCACCGATCTGCGCCTGAACGAGCCGCGCTTCATCAAGCTGCCGGACATCATGAAAGCCAAGAGCAAGCCGCTGGAAACGCTGGCATTTGCCGACCTCGGCGTGGATGCGCATGACAGCCTGACCACCACCCACTACGCCGCGCCATCCAAACGCAGCCGCGGCGTGATGGTCAAGGACGCCGCCGAACTGGTGGCCGCACTCAAGCAGAAGGGGTTGCTGTAA
- a CDS encoding lysylphosphatidylglycerol synthase transmembrane domain-containing protein → MDSPSPPVINGAAKLRHRLDYLAAFVVVLCASYVAVLVWVDNGNGTFSRLNDVWHLMLLAIVPVSLTYLFRYWRWQCLLVRKGHHVPVGLGLAGYLAGFALTATPGKAGELMRIRYFARMGIPAERTLGVFVFERASDLLVILSLSLLAASVFPTLGALAAVVLGFVCVLFGAAAWPAFLDNLAGFTARLPGRWLRHLAHFCLAAALELRSCLDLPAFGQSMLAGFIACGLTSAVFVSLCVGMGLHLGLIVAFGIYPLAMLIGALSFVPGGVGTTELAIVLMLNRLGISTADAIAVAVAVRLVTLWYAILVGAVSLLAAELAIRKSPR, encoded by the coding sequence ATGGACTCACCCTCGCCCCCTGTCATCAACGGTGCCGCGAAATTGCGGCACCGTCTGGATTATCTGGCCGCCTTTGTTGTCGTGCTCTGCGCCAGTTACGTCGCCGTCTTGGTCTGGGTGGACAACGGGAACGGAACGTTTTCGCGGCTGAATGACGTCTGGCACCTGATGCTGCTTGCAATCGTGCCAGTCTCGTTGACGTACCTGTTTCGGTATTGGCGCTGGCAATGTCTGCTTGTTCGCAAAGGACATCACGTACCAGTGGGACTTGGCCTGGCTGGCTATTTGGCAGGCTTCGCGCTGACCGCTACGCCCGGCAAGGCAGGCGAGCTGATGCGGATCCGTTACTTCGCGCGGATGGGTATTCCGGCCGAGCGCACGTTGGGTGTCTTCGTCTTCGAGCGCGCATCCGACCTGCTGGTCATCCTGTCGCTGTCTTTGCTGGCCGCATCGGTATTTCCCACCTTGGGCGCGCTAGCTGCAGTCGTGCTGGGATTTGTCTGTGTGCTGTTCGGTGCGGCCGCCTGGCCAGCCTTCTTGGACAACTTGGCAGGTTTCACCGCGCGCCTTCCCGGCCGCTGGCTGCGACATCTCGCTCACTTTTGCCTTGCGGCAGCCTTGGAACTGCGTAGTTGCCTGGATTTGCCAGCGTTCGGGCAAAGCATGCTTGCCGGATTCATCGCCTGTGGACTGACATCGGCAGTTTTCGTGAGTCTTTGCGTCGGCATGGGCTTGCACCTGGGTCTTATTGTCGCGTTCGGTATTTATCCGCTTGCGATGTTGATCGGCGCGCTGTCGTTCGTCCCCGGTGGCGTTGGCACGACCGAATTGGCTATCGTATTGATGCTCAATCGGCTCGGAATTTCTACTGCAGACGCCATTGCAGTCGCCGTCGCGGTGCGACTGGTCACGCTTTGGTACGCCATTCTCGTAGGCGCTGTGTCTCTGCTTGCCGCAGAACTCGCTATTCGCAAGAGCCCGCGGTGA